A stretch of Buteo buteo chromosome 9, bButBut1.hap1.1, whole genome shotgun sequence DNA encodes these proteins:
- the GHDC gene encoding GH3 domain-containing protein, whose translation MLPAVAVAVAVAVAVAVAVVVAVAVALPAAPALRHRLCRSALRRAAGWYRRRLELLGSEVRLSQERRLRRLLPAGTERGSEAFRERHPLGQNCPEGAPGGQVPPLRPWALLRSCWGTDPPLQGSLLYLDALRTAFPQALAPRGTALLSWAPGRPRAPAGWPLPTLYCTPAEAGALPSRAAALRVQLLFALQARALRVLEAGLAAELHDALAALRAGWPELARDLALGRLSPQPGLPEDARGRLQALLAPDAARAAELRAECARGFEGIVQRLWPQLEVVVVGTAHGTERLYCDALRQADCKGLPFYCPFYWAAGALLGVNLWPEEPAPRFLLCPDWAFYEFLPCPAEEEPRTVLLGELWEGREYGLVLTAWPGEYRCRAGEVLRVTGFHKQCPVVEPVRRESQALSVRGESIPEERFYRSLCRAVGMWPGARLVDYVCVESALLGASSGACAPHYEVFVELRGLRDLSEGQRYKLDQCLQEDFPIYKSFRFKGSIGPLRLHLVGVGGFARLREALGSPLPMPRVLREERLLQLIQSTVIS comes from the exons ATGCTGCCGGCCgtggcggtggcggtggcggtggccgtggccgtggccgtggccgtggtcgtggccgtggccgtggcgctgcccgccgcccccgcgctGCGGCACCGGCTGTGCCGCTCCGCGCTGCGCCGGGCCGCGGGCTGGTACCGGCGgcggctggagctgctgggcagcGAGGTGCGGCTCAGCCAGGagcggcggctgcggcggctGCTGCCCGCCGGCACGGAGCGCG GCTCGGAGGCTTTCCGGGAGCGTCACCCCCTGGGCCAGAACTGCCCCGAAGGGGCGCCGGGGGGGCAGGTCCCCCCGCTGCGCCCCTGGGCTCTGCTCCGCAGCTGCTGGGGCACCGACCCCCCTCTGCag GGGTCCCTGCTCTACCTGGATGCCCTCCGCACCGCCTTCCCGCAGGCCCTGGCCCCCCGGGGCACGGCCCTGCTCTCCTGggcgcccggccgcccccgcgccccggcGGGCTGGCCCCTGCCCACCCTGTACTGCACCCCGGCCGAGGCGGGCGCCCTGCCCTCGCGGGCCGCCGCTCTGCGGGTGCAGCTGCTCTTTGCCCTTCAGGCGCGTGCGCTGCGGGTGCTGGAGGCCGGGCTGGCCGCCGAGCTGCACGACGCGCTGGCAGCCCTGCGCGCCGGCTGGCCCGAGCTGGCCCGGGACCTGGCGCTGGGCAGGCTGAGCCCCCAGCCCGGGCTGCCCGAGGACGCGCGGGGCCGGCTGCAGGCGCTGCTGGCCCCCGACGCCGCCCGGGCGGCCGAGCTCCGGGCCGAGTGCGCCCGCGGCTTCGAGGGCATCGTGCAGCGCCTGTGGCCGCagctggaggtggtggtggtggggacgGCACACGGCACGGAGCGGCTCTACTGCGACGCCCTCCGCCAGGCCGACTGCAAGGGGCTGCCGTTCTACTGCCCCTTCTACTGGGCGGCAGGAG ccctgcttgGTGTGAACCTGTGGCCGGAGGAGCCAGCGCCCCGATTCCTGCTGTGCCCTGACTGGGCTTTCTATGAGttcctgccctgcccggccgaGGAGGAGCCACGGACGGTGCTGCTGGGCGAGCTCTGGGAGGGACGCGAGTATGGGCTGGTCCTGACGGCCTGGCCGGGAGAGTACAG GTGCCGTGCCGGGGAGGTGCTGAGGGTGACTGGCTTCCACAAGCAGTGTCCCGTGGTGGAGCCTGTGCGCAG GGAGAGCCAGGCCCTGAGCGTGCGGGGCGAGAGCATCCCCGAGGAGCGGTTCTACCGGAGCCTGTGCCGCGCCGTGGGCATGTGGCCGGGCGCTCGCCTGGTTGACTACGTCTGCGTGGAGAGTGCCCTGCTGG GCGCCTCCTCGGGGGCCTGCGCCCCCCACTACGAGGTGTTCGTGgagctgcggggcctgcgggaCCTGTCGGAGGGGCAGCGCTACAAG ctggACCAGTGTCTCCAGGAGGATTTCCCCATCTATAAGTCCTTCCGCTTCAAGGGCAGCATCGGGCCCCTGCGCCTGCACCTGGTGGGGGTCGGGGGCTTCGCCCGGCTGCGGGAGGCGCTGgggtcccccctccccatgcccagGGTCCTGCGGGAGGAGCggctgctgcagctcatccAGAGCACCGTCATCTCCTAG